The Aphis gossypii isolate Hap1 chromosome 3, ASM2018417v2, whole genome shotgun sequence genome includes a region encoding these proteins:
- the LOC114121248 gene encoding capon-like protein isoform X2, translated as MVIMRKTANAPSPPKPEQPRQAPRKKLSFREPEVVPRGKPRVVLNKADEFELDEELQSQAMRVVRTVGQAFEVCHRVNPSEDGGDRDEDGTTSYRRRDDDDDDDDDCDDDDDDDPRGDDSGDEDDEADDGSMSKRDTFENQGRLETSVGNDSVSSLDGARRDGGPNDTQRPLRLDIIPPPSASSVNHRRSSPMNGSEVFSSPMTETSKGDGVPLSSLSVQHEMQLLRQQLDQQTHQTQAAVAQVHMLRDQLAAETTARMEAQARTHQLLVHNKELLDHIASLVSLLHDQERIRSEMQHHSLPPHPMMCDLPTPSSAPASYLPELPPPSPRHRAPAYHMPMNFDFNFSQPAPTVDQQFQAQLLQRLQSLTGTIAANSASAAGPYQQQRPAAYQPHLYAPSAHQQSQSTSPTHINCRPLSQSSYSSSPVASRAGVDCCGGTTNDGIIKPLSDDRQVTVVVVDDRTAGEPSPPSPHHPEPPEPSTVLSPPPPGKQQKSLLKVSSSSSSPTSGASRAAGKKSASVVGNGPITRSTSEKVPNKSNLMSQVHRTTWARHTTK; from the exons ATGGTTATCATGAGGAAAACCGCGAACGCGCCGTCGCCGCCGAAACCGGAACAGCCGCGGCAAGCGCCCAGGAAGAAACTGTCTTTTCGGGAACCCGAAGTGGTGCCCCGGGGCAAGCCTCGGGTGGTGCTGAACAAGGCAGACGAATTCGAACTGGACGAAGAACTCCAG AGCCAAGCGATGCGAGTGGTGCGGACGGTGGGCCAAGCGTTCGAAGTGTGCCACAGAGTCAACCCGTCCGAAGACGGCGGCGACAGGGACGAGGACGGGACGACGTCGTACAGACgtcgcgacgacgacgacgatgacgacgacgattgcgacgacgacgacgacgacgatccCCGAGGAGACGATTCGGGCGACGAGGACGACGAGGCGGACGACGGTTCCATGTCGAAACGAG acacATTCGAAAATCAAGGTAGACTGGAAACATCTGTCGGAAACGATTCTGTTTCATCATTGGACGGAGCTAGAAGGGACGGAGGCCCTAATGACACACAACGACCTTTACGACTAGATATCATTCCACCACCATCGGCCTCGTCAGTCAACCACAGACGTTCCTCGCCAATG AACGGCAGTGAAGTATTTAGCTCTCCAATGACTGAAACATCAAAAGGCGACGGTGTCCCATTGTCCTCTTTGAGCGTACAACATGAAATGCAATTATTGCGCCAGCAACTAGACCAACAAACGCATCAGACACAAGCTGCAGTGGCTCAAGTGCACATGCTCAGGGACCAGTTGGCGGCCGAAACCACCGCCAGGATGGAAGCTCAG GCGAGGACACACCAGCTTTTGGTGCACAACAAGGAACTGCTGGATCACATCGCTTCGTTGGTGTCGTTGCTGCACGACCAGGAAAGGATCAGAAGTGAAATGCAACACCATTCGCTTCCTCCG CATCCCATGATGTGCGACTTGCCGACACCATCATCCGCACCGGCGTCCTACCTGCCGGAATTGCCACCGCCGTCGCCCCGGCACAGGGCCCCGGCGTACCACATGCCCATGAACTTTGACTTCAACTTCAGTCAGCCCGCGCCGACGGTCGACCAACAGTTTCAAGCGCAGCTATTGCAGCGGCTCCAGTCGCTGACCGGCACGATAGCGGCGAACAGCGCGTCCGCCGCGGGCCCGTACCAACAACAGCGACCCGCGGCGTACCAACCGCACCTGTACGCGCCATCCGCGCACCAGCAGTCACAGTCCACGTCGCCGACGCACATCAACTGCAGGCCGTTGTCGCAGTCGTCGTACTCGTCGTCGCCGGTGGCCAGTCGGGCTGGCGTCGACTGTTGCGGCGGCACCACAAACGACGGCATCATCAAACCGCTGTCGGACGATCGGCAGGTGACGGTGGTGGTGGTCGACGACCGGACCGCCGGCGAACCGTCACCGCCGTCGCCGCACCACCCGGAACCGCCGGAACCGTCGACGGTGctatcgccgccgccgcccggCAAGCAGCAAAAGTCGTTGCTGAAggtgtcgtcgtcgtcgtcgtcgccgacCAGTGGTGCCAGCCGAGCGGCCGGTAAAAAGTCCGCGTCCGTGGTGGGCAACGGCCCGATAACGAGGTCGACCAGTGAAAAGGTGCCCAACAAGAGCAATCTGATGAGCCAAGTGCACAGGACCACCTGGGCCCGACACACCACTAAATAG
- the LOC114121248 gene encoding carboxyl-terminal PDZ ligand of neuronal nitric oxide synthase protein isoform X3 has translation MQHPIYRIFYVSHDSQDMKIFSYIARDGSTNVFKCNVFKANKKSQAMRVVRTVGQAFEVCHRVNPSEDGGDRDEDGTTSYRRRDDDDDDDDDCDDDDDDDPRGDDSGDEDDEADDGSMSKRDTFENQGRLETSVGNDSVSSLDGARRDGGPNDTQRPLRLDIIPPPSASSVNHRRSSPMNGSEVFSSPMTETSKGDGVPLSSLSVQHEMQLLRQQLDQQTHQTQAAVAQVHMLRDQLAAETTARMEAQARTHQLLVHNKELLDHIASLVSLLHDQERIRSEMQHHSLPPHPMMCDLPTPSSAPASYLPELPPPSPRHRAPAYHMPMNFDFNFSQPAPTVDQQFQAQLLQRLQSLTGTIAANSASAAGPYQQQRPAAYQPHLYAPSAHQQSQSTSPTHINCRPLSQSSYSSSPVASRAGVDCCGGTTNDGIIKPLSDDRQVTVVVVDDRTAGEPSPPSPHHPEPPEPSTVLSPPPPGKQQKSLLKVSSSSSSPTSGASRAAGKKSASVVGNGPITRSTSEKVPNKSNLMSQVHRTTWARHTTK, from the exons AGCCAAGCGATGCGAGTGGTGCGGACGGTGGGCCAAGCGTTCGAAGTGTGCCACAGAGTCAACCCGTCCGAAGACGGCGGCGACAGGGACGAGGACGGGACGACGTCGTACAGACgtcgcgacgacgacgacgatgacgacgacgattgcgacgacgacgacgacgacgatccCCGAGGAGACGATTCGGGCGACGAGGACGACGAGGCGGACGACGGTTCCATGTCGAAACGAG acacATTCGAAAATCAAGGTAGACTGGAAACATCTGTCGGAAACGATTCTGTTTCATCATTGGACGGAGCTAGAAGGGACGGAGGCCCTAATGACACACAACGACCTTTACGACTAGATATCATTCCACCACCATCGGCCTCGTCAGTCAACCACAGACGTTCCTCGCCAATG AACGGCAGTGAAGTATTTAGCTCTCCAATGACTGAAACATCAAAAGGCGACGGTGTCCCATTGTCCTCTTTGAGCGTACAACATGAAATGCAATTATTGCGCCAGCAACTAGACCAACAAACGCATCAGACACAAGCTGCAGTGGCTCAAGTGCACATGCTCAGGGACCAGTTGGCGGCCGAAACCACCGCCAGGATGGAAGCTCAG GCGAGGACACACCAGCTTTTGGTGCACAACAAGGAACTGCTGGATCACATCGCTTCGTTGGTGTCGTTGCTGCACGACCAGGAAAGGATCAGAAGTGAAATGCAACACCATTCGCTTCCTCCG CATCCCATGATGTGCGACTTGCCGACACCATCATCCGCACCGGCGTCCTACCTGCCGGAATTGCCACCGCCGTCGCCCCGGCACAGGGCCCCGGCGTACCACATGCCCATGAACTTTGACTTCAACTTCAGTCAGCCCGCGCCGACGGTCGACCAACAGTTTCAAGCGCAGCTATTGCAGCGGCTCCAGTCGCTGACCGGCACGATAGCGGCGAACAGCGCGTCCGCCGCGGGCCCGTACCAACAACAGCGACCCGCGGCGTACCAACCGCACCTGTACGCGCCATCCGCGCACCAGCAGTCACAGTCCACGTCGCCGACGCACATCAACTGCAGGCCGTTGTCGCAGTCGTCGTACTCGTCGTCGCCGGTGGCCAGTCGGGCTGGCGTCGACTGTTGCGGCGGCACCACAAACGACGGCATCATCAAACCGCTGTCGGACGATCGGCAGGTGACGGTGGTGGTGGTCGACGACCGGACCGCCGGCGAACCGTCACCGCCGTCGCCGCACCACCCGGAACCGCCGGAACCGTCGACGGTGctatcgccgccgccgcccggCAAGCAGCAAAAGTCGTTGCTGAAggtgtcgtcgtcgtcgtcgtcgccgacCAGTGGTGCCAGCCGAGCGGCCGGTAAAAAGTCCGCGTCCGTGGTGGGCAACGGCCCGATAACGAGGTCGACCAGTGAAAAGGTGCCCAACAAGAGCAATCTGATGAGCCAAGTGCACAGGACCACCTGGGCCCGACACACCACTAAATAG